The Pseudomonas moraviensis genome contains the following window.
AGTTGACCCAGCCGATTTCGCTGTCCTGGCAATAGGCGTTGTTGTTGCCGTCTTGGGTACGCGCGAACTCGTCACCGGCAACGATCATCGGCGTGCCCTGAGCGAGCAGCAGGGTGGCGAAGAAGTTGCGCATCTGCCGGTGGCGCAGCGCATTGATTTCCGGGTCGTCGGTCGGGCCTTCGACGCCGTGGTTCCACGACAGGTTGTTGTTGCTGCCGTCCTGATTGTTCTCGTCGTTGGCTTCGTTGTGCTTGTCGTTGTACGAGACCAGATCGTTGAGAGTGAAACCGTCGTGGGCAGTGATGAAATTCACCGACGAATACGGCCGGCGCCCGCGCTGGTTGAACATCTCTCCCGAGGCCGTCATGCGGCTGGCGAAATCAGCGAGCTGGGCGTCGTCACCCTTCCAGAAGGCGCGCACGGTGTCACGGAACTTGTCGTTCCACTCGACCCAGCCCGGCGGGAAGTTGCCTACCTGATAGCCGCCGGGGCCGCAGTCCCACGGCTCGGCGATCATCTTCACCTGACGCAACACCGGGTCCTGACGGCAGGCGACGAGGAAGCTGTGGCGTTCGTCGAAGCCATCGTGGTAACGGCCAAGAATGGTCGCCAGGTCGAAGCGGAACCCGTCGACGTGCATCTCACTGGCCCAATAGCGCAGGGAGTCGGTGACCATTTGCAGTACGCACGGGTGACTCAGGTCCAGGGTGTTACCGGTGCCGGAGTCGTTGATGTAGTAGCGCTTGTCGTCCGGCATCAAGCGGTAGTACGAGGCGTTGTCGATACCGCGCATCGACAGGGTCGGGCCTTGCTCGTTGCCTTCGGCCGTGTGGTTGTACACCACGTCGAGAATGACCTCGAGGTTGGCATCGTGCAGATGCGCGACCATCTCCTTGAATTCGGCGATCTTGCCACTGGCCAGATAGCGTGGGTCCGGAGCGAAGAACGCGATGCTGTTGTAGCCCCAATAGTTCGTCATGCCTTTTTGCAGCAGGTGCTGATCGTTGACGAAGGCATGGATCGGCAGCAGCTCGACGGAGGACACGCCAAGTTTGCGGATGTGCTCAAGCACGTCATCGACCATCAGGCCGCCGAAAGTGCCGCGCAGGTTTTCCGGTACCGACGGGTGACGCATGCTGATGCCGCGCACGTGGGTTTCATAAATGATGGTCTTGTCCCACGGCACGCTGACCCGGTGGTCGTTGCCCCAGGTGTGCGCCGGGTCGATGACCTTGCACTTGGGCACGAATGGCGCGCTGTCGCGTTCGTCGAAACTGAGGTCGGCGTCGGGGTGGCCGATGGTGTAGCCGAACAGCGCTTCGGACCATTTCAGCTCACCCACCAACTGCTTGGCATACGGGTCGATCAGCAGCTTGTTGTGGTTGAAGCGATGGCCGTTGGCCGGGTCATACGGCCCGTAGACGCGGTAGCCATAGATCAGCCCCGGATGC
Protein-coding sequences here:
- the glgX gene encoding glycogen debranching protein GlgX, with the protein product MTRPKKAEPVAHAEPSRIREGLPFPLGATWDGLGVNFALFSANATKVELCIFDDAGEVELERIELPEYTDEIYHGYLPDAHPGLIYGYRVYGPYDPANGHRFNHNKLLIDPYAKQLVGELKWSEALFGYTIGHPDADLSFDERDSAPFVPKCKVIDPAHTWGNDHRVSVPWDKTIIYETHVRGISMRHPSVPENLRGTFGGLMVDDVLEHIRKLGVSSVELLPIHAFVNDQHLLQKGMTNYWGYNSIAFFAPDPRYLASGKIAEFKEMVAHLHDANLEVILDVVYNHTAEGNEQGPTLSMRGIDNASYYRLMPDDKRYYINDSGTGNTLDLSHPCVLQMVTDSLRYWASEMHVDGFRFDLATILGRYHDGFDERHSFLVACRQDPVLRQVKMIAEPWDCGPGGYQVGNFPPGWVEWNDKFRDTVRAFWKGDDAQLADFASRMTASGEMFNQRGRRPYSSVNFITAHDGFTLNDLVSYNDKHNEANDENNQDGSNNNLSWNHGVEGPTDDPEINALRHRQMRNFFATLLLAQGTPMIVAGDEFARTQDGNNNAYCQDSEIGWVNWDLSEDGKALLKFVKRLIKLRLTYPILRRGRFLVGEYNEDIGVKDVTWLAPDATEMTTEHWHDAHNRCLGMLLDGRAQETGIRRKGADATLLLVVNAHHDIVNFTLPEVPDGGFWTCMIDTNQPSIRGQERFDFGHEYSVTGRSLLLFELQRDEED